In Geotalea uraniireducens, the genomic window AATATCCGGATGGCGGACGGTACCATTGGCTGGAAAGAAGAAGCCCCATTCGATGCCATCATGGTTACTGCCGGTGCTCCCGACGTTCCCAATGACTTGATCGAGCAGCTCAAGCCGGGGGGGAGGCTGGTGATCCCTCTTGGTAATCAGGCGGCACAGACTCTGGTTAGAATAACAAGAAATGCTGACGGTTCTTTCGGTCGGGAGGAGATCACCGGCTGCAGATTCGTAAAGCTGGTAGGGAAATTCGGCTGGTCCTCAGAGGAATAGGAATATCACTCCGATGAATGAGGTTTTCTATGACAAGCGATAGCTTTGCTGAAAACGGGCTGGTTGAAGCGGAAGAGCCGCTGGAAGAACGCGCTGATGAGTTGACGGAACCAGAGCCGACCACCTTCGATTTTGAAGAGCAGGAGGAAGAGGAAGAGCAAGAGGAGAGCGAGGAGGAAGCCAAGCCTCTTGAGGAGGAGCATTTTGATGATGCCATCAAACTCTATCTCCGCGAAATCCAAAGGACTACACTTCTTTCTGCCGACGAGGAAAAAGCCCTGGCGAGCAGGATTGCCAAAGGGGACAAGGCGGCACGCGATAAGATGATTGAATCCAATCTCCGTCTTGTCGTTAAAATTGCCAAGCGCTATATCAATCGCGGTCTACCGTTCCTCGATCTTATTGAAGAGGGGAACATGGGGCTCATCAAGGCCGTGGAGCGGTTCAAGCTTTCCAAGGAATGCCGCTTTTCAACTTACGCAACGTGGTGGATTCGTCAATCAATCGAGCGCGCACTCGTCAATCAATCGCGAACCATCCGCTTGCCCGTGCATGTCTCCGACGACATCAACAAGATGCTTAAGGTTACCCGGGAGCAGGTACAAAAACTCAATCGCGAGCCAAGCGTCAAGGAAGTTGCCACTGCCATGGGAGTTAATCCCGCCTATATCCGCAGGCTCATGGTGTTGCTGAAAAAAACCTACTCCATCGAGCG contains:
- a CDS encoding sigma-70 family RNA polymerase sigma factor, translating into MTSDSFAENGLVEAEEPLEERADELTEPEPTTFDFEEQEEEEEQEESEEEAKPLEEEHFDDAIKLYLREIQRTTLLSADEEKALASRIAKGDKAARDKMIESNLRLVVKIAKRYINRGLPFLDLIEEGNMGLIKAVERFKLSKECRFSTYATWWIRQSIERALVNQSRTIRLPVHVSDDINKMLKVTREQVQKLNREPSVKEVATAMGVNPAYIRRLMVLLKKTYSIERPMGENSDYFLIDTIEDTSTVSPATLLEDLNKYEIVSKWFSSLSENEQKILTLRFGLNDNEPQTLDTIGRSFGVTRERIRQIEAKSLEKLRRFIENTDGASVE